The Glycine soja cultivar W05 chromosome 8, ASM419377v2, whole genome shotgun sequence genome has a window encoding:
- the LOC114422450 gene encoding TSET complex member tstD-like, with translation MILAVLFANAEGNILIERFHGVPAEERLHWRSFLVKLGADNLKGVKNEELLVACHKSVYIVYTVLGDVSIYVVGKDEYDELALSEVIFVITSAVKDVCGKPPSERLFLDKYGRICLCLDEIVWQGYLENTEKDRIKRLIRLKPPTEF, from the exons ATGATCCTTGCGGTGCTGTTTGCCAACGCTGAGGGCAATATCCTCATCGAACG TTTTCATGGAGTTCCTGCAGAGGAGCGTCTGCACTGGCGTTCATTCTTAGTCAAACTAGGAGCTGATAATCTTAAGGGTGTCAAAAACGAAGAGCTCCTAGTTGCTTGCCACAA ATCGGTTTATATTGTATACACAGTGCTTGGCGATGTCAGCATCTATGTCGTGGGCAAGGATGAGTATGACGAACTTGCCT TGTCCGAAGTGATCTTTGTGATAACCTCAGCTGTGAAGGATGTATGTGGGAAGCCCCCAAGTGAGCGCCTTTTCCTTGACAAGTATGGAAGAATTTGTCTGTGTCTGGATGAAATTGTATGGCAG GGATATTTGGAAAATACAGAAAAGGATAGAATCAAAAGACTGATAAGGTTAAAGCCTCCAACAGAGTTTTGA
- the LOC114421856 gene encoding ethylene-responsive transcription factor WIN1-like has protein sequence MVQSRKFRGVRQRHWGSWVSEIRHPLLKRRVWLGTFETAEEAARAYDEAAILMSGRNAKTNFPVGENQIVGNHSSNTSSSSTTTLSAVLSAKLRKCCKSPSPSLTCLRLDTENSHIGVWQKRAGPRSDSNWIMMVELENKNNDNEGDHHQGPSSSDDSEFPVVVVDVDAQEKVKPEEESTGLDEEQKMALQMIEELLNRN, from the exons ATGGTGCAATCAAGGAAATTCAGAGGTGTGAGGCAACGCCATTGGGGCTCTTGGGTTTCTGAGATTCGTCACCCATTATT GAAAAGGAGGGTGTGGCTTGGGACATTCGAGACAGCTGAGGAAGCAGCAAGAGCATATGATGAGGCAGCCATTTTGATGAGTGGAAGAAATGCAAAAACAAACTTCCCAGTTGGTGAAAACCAAATAGTGGGAAATCACAGTTCAAACACTTCCTCTTCCTCCACTACAACATTGTCTGCAGTTCTGAGTGCGAAGCTGAGAAAGTGTTGCAAGTCCCCTTCACCTTCCCTCACTTGCCTGAGGCTTGACACTGAGAATTCCCACATTGGTGTGTGGCAGAAGCGAGCGGGGCCTCGTTCCGACTCAAACTGGATCATGATGGTTGAGTTGGAAAATAAGAACAACGACAACGAGGGTGATCATCATCAGGGTCCTTCTTCTTCTGATGATTCAGAATTtcctgttgttgttgttgatgttgatgcCCAAGAGAAGGTAAAGCCTGAAGAAGAAAGCACTGGCTTAGATGAGGAACAGAAAATGGCCCTACAGATGATAGAGGAACTTCTCAATAGGAATTGA